The proteins below come from a single Hyperolius riggenbachi isolate aHypRig1 chromosome 8, aHypRig1.pri, whole genome shotgun sequence genomic window:
- the LOC137527302 gene encoding olfactory receptor 8G17-like, whose product MAKAMCPTNQTTLKYFIMKGVSDVPELQAPIFLLVLIMYLLSLGGNLTILLLVCFDSHLHTPMYFFLGNLSILDMSSTTITLHKILVIFVTHNKIVYFIACMTQMFIFSSFSCDSLYVLTAMSYDRYVAICKPLHYTTVMSRKVCLLLATVCWVLGLSQIIPILIYLSSFSLYKSNEINHFFCDMVPLIKLSCNDTSTLELYILVNGLLMCIFPFLLTFLSYVFIIISILKIHSNIDRWKAFYTCSSHLTVIGLLYVTLGFQYLKPTWQGNLDSSKMFSLFNTAAVPMLNPLIYSLKNKDVKLALRKTLRFHKKHK is encoded by the coding sequence TTTCTCCTGGTGTTAATAATGTACCTACTCTCTCTTGGTGGCAACTTGACTATCCTTCTGCTGGTCTGTTTCGATAGTCATCTGCACACTCCCATGTACTTCTTTCTGGGCAACTTGTCCATCCTAGACATGTCTTCAACCACCATCACCCTTCATAAAATTCTTGTAATTTTTGTAACTCATAATAAAATTGTTTACTTCATTGCTTGCATGACCCAAATGTTCATTTTCtcctcattttcttgtgatagctTGTATGTACTGACAGCTATGAGTTATGACCGTTATGTGGCCATATGCAAACCCCTACACTATACCACGGTCATGAGCCGAAAGGTTTGCCTCTTGCTGGCCACAGTGTGTTGGGTCCTTGGTTTGTCTCAAATAATTCCAATTCTTATTTACCTGTCAAGCTTCTCTCTTTACAAATCCAATGAGATCAATCATTtcttctgtgatatggtgccacTAATAAAACTCTCCTGCAATGATACATCAACTTTGGAACTCTACATTCTTGTCAATGGACTTTTAATGTGTATTTTTCCCTTTCTTCTGACTTTCTTGTCTTATGTCTTCATTATAATCTCCATACTGAAAATCCACTCCAACATTGACCGATGGAAAGCCTTCTACACATGTTCCTCCCACCTCACCGTCATTGGTCTTCTGTATGTGACTTTGGGATTCCAGTACTTGAAGCCAACATGGCAGGGCAACTTGGACTCCAGTAAAATGTTTTCACTTTTTAACACAGCAGCAGTCCCCATGCTAAATCCCTTGATTTACAGTTTGAAAAATAAAGATGTTAAATTAGCCTTGAGAAAGACTCTGAGGTTTCATAAAAAGCATAAATAA